Genomic DNA from Modestobacter versicolor:
CCGGCCGCCATCGCCACCGGGATGATGATCGGCACGACCACGGCGGCCGAGGCCGTGTTGCTCGTCGTCTCGGAGATCAGGATCGCCAGCAGCACCGCGAAGACGGTGATGGCGAGGGTGCTGGTCAGGCCGAGCAGGTCGGCGGACCCCTCACCGATGGTCAGCGCCAGGCCGGTGTCGTCGAGCAGCGAGCCGAAGACGATGCCCGTGCCGAACAGCACCACGGTGCCCCAGTCGATCTTGGCGGCGTCGCTCCAGACCAGGGTGTACTCCCGGGCCTTCCAGTTCGTCGGGAGCACGAAGAGCAGGGAGGCACCGAGGACGGCGACGATCCCCTCGTTGAGCCGGCCGCTGACGGTCTCGTACAGGCTGGACTCGGTGCCCGCGGTCAGCGCGATGATGCCGGGGAAGATCCACAGGAAGACCGTGATCCCGAAGGCGATCAGGGTGTTCCGCTCGGCGGTGGAGAAGCGGCCGAGCTCGGCCCGCTCGGTGCGGACGTACTCGCTGACCCCCTCGATCCGCCGGATCTCCGGGCGGTTGAGCAGCAGCAGCACGAAGGCCAGCGCGCAGAACATCAGCAGGCAGATGGGCAGCGCCATGAGCATCCAGTCCAGGAAGCTGATCCGCTCCCCGGTCGCCTCCTCGATCAGCCCGCGGCCGATCAGGTTCGGCGGCGTGCCGACCGGCGTGAGCAGCCCGCCCACGCTCGCGCCGTAGGCGAGCATCAGCATCAAGGCCACGCCCACCCGGAGCCGGAGCGGGTCGAAGTCCTGCTCGACCAGGCCCTTGCTCTGCAGCAGCTTGGCGATCACCGAGAGGATGCCGATCGCGGTCGGCAGCAGCATCGCCACGGTCGCGGTGTTGGACACGAAGGCCGACAGCATCGCGGTGATCGCACCGAAGGCGATGACCACCCGGTAGGTCGACGTGCCGACCCACCGCAGCGACAGCACGAACATGGCGAACCGCCGGGCCAGACCGTGCTTCAGCATCGCCTGGGCCAGGATGAAGGCGCCGATGAACGTGAACACGGTCGTCGAGCCGAACGGCGCCACGGCCTCGTCGGCCGGGACGACGCCGAGCACGACGATCGCCCCGATCCCGATCAGGCCGCCGATCGGGATCGGCACCGGCTCGGTGATCCACAGGACGATGACGCCGAGCAGGATCGCGGCGAGCAGGTGCTGCTGCCGCGGCAGGTCCAGCGGCACCAGCGCCACCACCAAGGTCACGGCCGGGGCGAGGAACAGCCCGATGGTGCGGCGGCCCTTCTCGAACCGCTCCTCCGCCGGGCTGAGGGTCTGCTCGCCGAGGCTGCGGTAGGTCGCCGATCCGAGGAAGGCCGCGTCGACGTCCGTCCGGGCCGGCTGCTGGGGACCGCGCTCGGTGGTGGTCATCGCCCCTCCACGGCTGGGATGTGACTCAGACCATAGGGACGGACGCCGTCGTCGTCGAGCGTCCGGCCCAGCTCAGTGCCCGGCTCAGCGGCTGGCTCAGCGGGTCGCGAG
This window encodes:
- a CDS encoding SLC13 family permease, whose protein sequence is MTTTERGPQQPARTDVDAAFLGSATYRSLGEQTLSPAEERFEKGRRTIGLFLAPAVTLVVALVPLDLPRQQHLLAAILLGVIVLWITEPVPIPIGGLIGIGAIVVLGVVPADEAVAPFGSTTVFTFIGAFILAQAMLKHGLARRFAMFVLSLRWVGTSTYRVVIAFGAITAMLSAFVSNTATVAMLLPTAIGILSVIAKLLQSKGLVEQDFDPLRLRVGVALMLMLAYGASVGGLLTPVGTPPNLIGRGLIEEATGERISFLDWMLMALPICLLMFCALAFVLLLLNRPEIRRIEGVSEYVRTERAELGRFSTAERNTLIAFGITVFLWIFPGIIALTAGTESSLYETVSGRLNEGIVAVLGASLLFVLPTNWKAREYTLVWSDAAKIDWGTVVLFGTGIVFGSLLDDTGLALTIGEGSADLLGLTSTLAITVFAVLLAILISETTSNTASAAVVVPIIIPVAMAAGVNPFVPALAATFAASFGFMLPVSTPQNAIVYGSGVVPITKMIRSGFSFDVLGALLIVVLLPVMIDLVLGTPGG